A single genomic interval of Lathyrus oleraceus cultivar Zhongwan6 chromosome 7, CAAS_Psat_ZW6_1.0, whole genome shotgun sequence harbors:
- the LOC127106309 gene encoding actin cytoskeleton-regulatory complex protein PAN1: protein MLNFVTEVSEMDGNAVKQNNACTEIILAAVVDTVVKKISEKGNSAVVHPIETENEEMIPDVVSNDSVKSDKPVDDDLNAVVDQQVERIDFAACADSVNVTDKLIRSSTKETAVAVTESVLTEAVVSDPEGSTSAEPQNGHGPDSVTKQENKELRHQLECDLKPQCEHLTPHSLLPQNQVSEVNPSLGSQVKSDSVSCNFVSTNQKNELKNTIIANNVKLEQEIVRSKMVEEPSSRIDVPVYEESHSKDVEEADGKKVSVEENSSINRRPNLNKTNSNEDVGYLEKLYLDGSSGDDSMEEDMPESKQFDSKSNVGKLREKGESVEIMNVKEHDTVMVRDGLSSEGGIYSNNDIPSVSPVKKHKFLDQTSVGNNNRAKRRRWNSETVNGSNTQRSTVRPATAPMGEPISLKSNFSWSDSPTIDDALKERIVPPSQWPPTNSLKIDGFLRPFTLKAVQGLLGKTGNFTSFWMDEIKTHCYVSYTTVEEAVETRNAVYNLQWPPNVGRLLVAEFVEPEDVKMKLEPPPPVDFVNNDSTAPPVPVTLRPPAARERFPPPPALSMLSPAARERFPPPPPLSMLPPAATEQLPPPPPLSELPAPPREWLPLAPPKEWLPLPPPPREWLPLPPPPREWLPLAPPLSNLSPDVRERILSPPPLPKKVDKTIVTIDDVFRKTRATPRIYYLPLSDGQVAAKLAAMGRGVKQ from the exons ATGTTGAATTTTGTTACTGAGGTTTCTGAGATGGATGGGAATGCTGTGAAGCAAAACAATGCATGTACTGAGATTATACTTGCTGCAGTTGTTGATACTGTTGTAAAGAAAATTTCTGAGAAGGGTAACAGTGCTGTAGTCCATCCAATTGAAACAGAAAATGAAGAAATGATTCCAGATGTTGTGAGCAATGACAGCGTAAAGAGTGACAAGCCGGTTGACGATGATCTTAATGCAGTGGTGGACCAACAAGTGGAACGTATTGACTTTGCAGCTTGTGCAGATTCTGTAAATGTGACAGACAAGTTAATTCGCTCTTCTACTAAAGAGACTGCCGTTGCAGTCACTGAGAGTGTCTTAACAGAAGCTGTAGTCAGCGATCCGGAGGGTTCAACTAGTGCAGAGCCACAGAATGGCCATGGTCCAGATTCTGTAACCAAGCAGGAGAATAAGGAGTTAAGGCACCAGCTGGAGTGCGACTTAAAGCCCCAATGTGAGCATCTCACACCCCACTCTTTGCTTCCTCAAAATCAGGTATCTGAGGTCAACCCTAGTTTAGGGTCACAAGTAAAATCTGATTCCGTTTCTTGTAATTTTGTGTCGACTAATCAAAAGAATGAACTAAAGAATACTATAATTGCTAATAATGTCAAATTAGAACAAGAAATTGTTAGGTCAAAGATGGTGGAAGAGCCATCATCCAGAATTGATGTGCCTGTATATGAGGAATCACATTCGAAGGATGTTGAAGAGGCAGACGGGAAAAAGGTATCTGTTGAGGAAAATAGCAGTATCAACAGAAGACCAAACCTGAACAAGACCAATAGCAATGAAGATGTTGGGTATCTAGAAAAGTTGTACTTGGATGGAAGTTCTGGTGATGATTCCATGGAAGAGGATATGCCGGAGAGCAAGCAATTTGATTCTAAGTCTAATGTTGGCAAACTTAGAGAGAAAGGGGAAAGTGTTGAAATAATGAATGTGAAGGAGCATGATACTGTTATGGTAAGAGATGGTCTATCCTCAGAAGGTGGTATCTACTCCAATAATGATATTCCTTCTGTTTCCCCTGTCAAGAAACACAAATTTCTGG ATCAAACATCAGTTGGGAATAACAATCGTGCAAAACGACGAAGGTGGAACTCTGAAACAGTTAACGGTTCAAATACACAAAGATCAACTGTCAGACCTGCTACTGCTCCTATGGGTGAGCCAATTTCATTGAAGAGCAATTTCTCTTGGTCTGATTCCCCAACAATCGATGATGCGCTCAAAGAACGCATTG TTCCACCATCACAATGGCCCCCAACTAATTCCCTCAAAATCGATGGTTTCCTCCGACCTTTTACCTTAAAAGCAGTGCAAGGACTTCTGGGTAAAACTGGGAATTTCACCAGTTTTTGGATGGACGAAATAAAAACCCATTGCTACGTCAGT TACACAACTGTTGAGGAAGCCGTGGAGACCCGAAATGCTGTTTATAATCTTCAATGGCCTCCAAATGTTGGACGTCTTTTAGTTGCTGAGTTTGTTGAACCCGAAGATGTGAAAATGAAGCTAGAACCTCCTCCCCCTGTTGACTTTGTCAACAATGATTCAACAGCTCCTCCAGTTCCAGTCACACTTCGTCCTCCAGCGGCTAGAGAGCGGTTTCCCCCGCCACCAGCTTTGTCAATGCTCTCACCAGCGGCTAGAGAGCGGTTTCCGCCGCCACCACCTTTGTCAATGCTCCCACCAGCAGCTACAGAACAGCTTCCGCCACCACCACCTTTGTCAGAGCTCCCGGCACCACCTAGAGAATGGCTTCCACTGGCACCACCTAAAGAATGGCTTCCACTGCCACCACCACCTAGAGAATGGCTTCCACTGCCGCCACCACCTAGAGAATGGCTTCCATTGGCACCACCATTGTCAAATCTCTCGCCAGATGTTAGAGAACGGATTCTATCGCCACCACCCCTCCCAAAGAAAGTTGACAAAACTATTGTTACAATTGATGATGTCTTTCGCAAAACCAGAGCAACTCCTCGGATCTATTATTTACCATTATCCGACGGGCAAGTTGCAGCAAAACTGGCAGCAATGGGCAGAGGCGTTAAGCAGTAG